In Leptolyngbya sp. NIES-2104, the genomic window AACAGAGCGACATACGCCCGTCCATGAAGGATTGGTGACCTCCCCCAAAGCATGGGCGATCGTTTGTCCCCGTCCTGATCATTGGCACGTCATGGCAGGACCGATTGTGAGTCACGGTCAATTAGTCGGGGTGGTCGGCTGCACCCGTGATAAGTCGATGCCTGCTTTTGACACACAGAATCTAGCCGATTTGAGCGGAATTTGTCTGCATTTGTCCGCTTGGACTGCCACAACTCGTTCTCATGCTGATGTTAGCGTTCGTGAAGCGTATTCAGGCAGATCAGGCAACACAGGAAAGATACAGCACCCGTTATTTAGAAGCAATCTTTTAACGGCTCGTGAATTACAAATTGCTGAGTTGGTGAGTTTAGGGCGAACCAATGCGGAAATTGGTAACGAACTTTGGATCGCTGAGAATTCTGTCAAGCAGGCTCTGAAGCGAATGTTCCGTAAGCTTGGGGTTTCATCTCGTGCAGAAATGGTTGCACAACTTTATGCCGAGCGGATTGCTGTGTAGATCGGCATAAAGTTGCGGCAGTCGTTTGAAAGCGACTTGTCAGAATCAGAAGGTAACGATCGCATCAAGCACCAATTAGGTAGAGCAGGATCAGATTCGCCACCTCCTGCTCAAATTGATGCTTGCTTATAAAACCGGGTTGCTCAATCACGGCTGAATGACACAACGACTCGATCGTGCGACTCAAGATGAAAACCGTCATCTCAAGATTTTGGGGACGAATGCGATCGCTCCACCGTGCAAGATACGCCCGGAGTAATTCTGTAATGCGTTCATCTGCCTTCTGCACTTGCTGCGATCGTTCTGAACGCGGAATTTCT contains:
- a CDS encoding LuxR C-terminal-related transcriptional regulator, with product MSIPLKLLFEEIHQAENENSLRSHLAPKIGEYFAAKRSGIFFFDQILADKNLQKVLKVALSVEHNPVARYLTERHTPVHEGLVTSPKAWAIVCPRPDHWHVMAGPIVSHGQLVGVVGCTRDKSMPAFDTQNLADLSGICLHLSAWTATTRSHADVSVREAYSGRSGNTGKIQHPLFRSNLLTARELQIAELVSLGRTNAEIGNELWIAENSVKQALKRMFRKLGVSSRAEMVAQLYAERIAV